One Brachyspira pilosicoli P43/6/78 genomic window carries:
- a CDS encoding enoyl-CoA hydratase-related protein, producing MDFVKYEEKGMIGVITISREKALNALNSQVLDELDKTLDAVDINNIRCLILTGAGEKSFVAGADISEMSKASKIEGEAFGKKGNDVFRKIETFPIPVIAAVNGFALGGGCEIAMSCDIRICSDNAIFGQPEVGLGITPGFGGTQRLPRLVGAGMAKQLIYSAKNIKADEAYRIGLVNAVYTQSELMPQAEKLAQTIANNAPIAVRNCKRAINRGLDVEMDMAIIIEEKLFGDCFESEDQREGMAAFLEKRKVEKFVNR from the coding sequence ATGGATTTTGTAAAGTATGAAGAGAAGGGTATGATTGGTGTTATCACTATCAGCAGAGAAAAAGCTCTTAATGCCCTTAACTCTCAAGTTTTAGATGAACTTGATAAAACTTTAGATGCTGTTGATATAAATAATATTAGATGTTTGATATTAACTGGTGCGGGAGAGAAATCTTTTGTTGCTGGTGCTGATATATCTGAGATGAGTAAGGCAAGCAAGATAGAGGGAGAGGCTTTTGGTAAAAAGGGTAATGATGTATTTAGAAAGATAGAAACTTTCCCTATACCTGTTATTGCTGCTGTTAATGGTTTTGCTTTGGGGGGCGGTTGTGAAATAGCTATGAGCTGCGATATACGTATTTGTTCTGATAATGCTATATTTGGTCAGCCTGAAGTTGGACTTGGTATTACTCCTGGTTTTGGCGGTACTCAGAGACTTCCTAGATTAGTGGGAGCTGGTATGGCTAAACAGTTAATATATTCTGCTAAAAACATTAAGGCTGATGAGGCTTATAGGATTGGTTTGGTTAATGCTGTTTATACTCAATCTGAACTTATGCCTCAGGCTGAAAAATTAGCTCAAACTATTGCTAACAATGCTCCTATTGCTGTTCGTAATTGTAAGAGGGCTATTAATAGGGGACTTGATGTTGAGATGGATATGGCTATTATTATAGAAGAAAAGTTATTTGGGGATTGTTTTGAAAGCGAAGACCAGAGAGAGGGTATGGCTGCTTTCTTAGAAAAGAGAAAAGTTGAAAAATTTGTTAATAGATAA
- a CDS encoding 3-hydroxyacyl-CoA dehydrogenase family protein yields the protein MKVGVIGAGAMGSGIAQAFAQTEGYEVCLCDIKEEFAASGKARIAKSFDGRIAKGKMEKADADKILSKISIGLKDICKDCDLIVEAAFENMEVKKTTFKELHEICKPDCIFSSNTSSLSITEIGVGIGRPVVGMHFFNPAPVMKLVEVISGINTPRDVVEKIIKISEEIGKTPVEVNETAGFVVNRILVPMINEAIELYSMGVASVEGIDNAMKLGANHPMGPLALGDLIGLDIVLAIMEVLQRETGDPKYRPSALLRKMVRGGLLGQKTGKGFYEYSK from the coding sequence ATGAAAGTTGGTGTTATAGGTGCTGGAGCTATGGGCTCTGGTATTGCTCAAGCTTTTGCTCAAACTGAAGGTTATGAAGTTTGTTTATGTGATATTAAAGAAGAATTTGCTGCTAGCGGTAAGGCTAGAATTGCTAAAAGTTTTGACGGAAGAATTGCTAAGGGTAAAATGGAAAAAGCTGATGCTGATAAAATTTTATCTAAAATATCTATTGGTTTAAAAGATATTTGTAAAGACTGCGATTTAATCGTTGAGGCTGCTTTTGAAAATATGGAAGTTAAAAAAACTACTTTCAAAGAATTACATGAAATTTGTAAGCCTGATTGTATTTTCTCTTCTAACACTTCTTCACTTTCTATTACTGAAATAGGTGTTGGTATTGGAAGACCTGTTGTTGGTATGCACTTCTTTAACCCTGCTCCTGTTATGAAATTGGTTGAAGTTATTTCTGGTATCAATACTCCTAGAGATGTTGTTGAAAAAATAATCAAAATATCTGAAGAAATTGGAAAAACTCCTGTTGAAGTTAATGAGACTGCTGGTTTCGTTGTTAACCGTATATTAGTACCTATGATTAATGAAGCTATAGAGTTATATTCTATGGGAGTTGCTTCTGTTGAGGGTATAGATAATGCTATGAAACTTGGTGCTAATCACCCTATGGGTCCTTTAGCTTTAGGTGATTTAATTGGTCTTGATATTGTACTTGCTATTATGGAAGTACTTCAAAGAGAAACTGGAGACCCTAAATATAGACCTAGTGCTTTACTTAGAAAAATGGTTCGCGGCGGTTTACTCGGACAAAAAACTGGTAAAGGTTTCTATGAATATTCTAAATAA
- a CDS encoding group III truncated hemoglobin — translation MKYGEINNEGIEKLMDIFYAKIRVHKELGPIFNEHVGIDDESWERHKEKIAKFWKTMLLNQRLYMGNPVQPHINLMPFDMNLFDTWLNLFKECLDEVFEEEPSNHYYEVACNIAKNFKAVLFNQ, via the coding sequence ATGAAATATGGTGAAATTAATAATGAAGGTATAGAAAAGTTGATGGATATTTTTTATGCTAAAATTAGGGTGCATAAAGAATTGGGACCTATATTTAATGAGCATGTTGGAATTGATGATGAGTCTTGGGAGAGACATAAAGAAAAGATTGCTAAGTTTTGGAAAACTATGCTTTTAAATCAAAGACTTTATATGGGTAACCCTGTTCAGCCACATATTAATCTTATGCCTTTCGATATGAACTTATTTGACACTTGGCTTAATCTATTTAAAGAGTGTCTTGATGAAGTATTTGAAGAAGAGCCTTCTAATCATTATTATGAAGTAGCATGCAATATTGCTAAAAACTTTAAGGCGGTATTATTTAATCAGTAA
- a CDS encoding MarR family winged helix-turn-helix transcriptional regulator — protein sequence MYKEFIIINNIGYDICYTARKIYQYIGKQIINFDITPEQLIVLKELAKEEGISQKELSIRLDKDQNTVKAMIDKLEVKSFIKRKENKLDKRAFSLYLTEKAKKELPIIENYENQVLDTIVKELNPNDAEIIKNTLKKIRSNISEI from the coding sequence TTGTATAAGGAGTTTATTATTATTAATAACATAGGCTATGATATATGCTATACCGCAAGAAAAATATATCAGTATATAGGAAAACAAATAATTAATTTCGATATCACACCAGAGCAATTAATTGTATTAAAAGAACTTGCAAAAGAAGAAGGCATATCTCAAAAAGAATTATCTATAAGACTAGATAAAGACCAAAATACTGTAAAAGCTATGATAGATAAATTAGAAGTTAAATCATTTATAAAAAGAAAAGAAAATAAACTCGATAAAAGAGCTTTTTCATTATATCTCACAGAAAAGGCTAAAAAAGAATTACCTATTATAGAAAATTATGAAAATCAAGTTTTAGATACAATAGTAAAAGAACTCAATCCAAATGATGCTGAAATAATAAAAAATACATTAAAGAAAATTAGAAGCAATATATCAGAAATATAA
- a CDS encoding MBL fold metallo-hydrolase, producing the protein MINLLQKTFFIFLMLVFSVFAAEKTPMDYLNDNTPLKPTKVFDNVYCIGSVSVVAWVIETSDGLILIDSMWDDRDAKLIEEGIKGFGLDPKDLKYIILSHGHGDHYGGANYLRNKYAAKVVLTKTDTDLMYNLNTGANSPRSPKTKVDIYSKDKDVIKLGDTSITILETPGHTAGCSSFIFPVKYKGKEYTAVLWGGTGLPKEKELVAKYKESAEYFKKEALSRNALVSLTAHLFADNGYANLEKVANLKEGEANPFIMTKAQMEKYLNSLIERAK; encoded by the coding sequence TTGATTAATTTATTACAAAAAACTTTTTTCATTTTTTTAATGCTAGTTTTTTCAGTATTTGCTGCTGAGAAAACACCTATGGATTACCTAAATGACAACACACCCCTAAAACCTACTAAAGTATTCGATAATGTATACTGCATAGGAAGTGTAAGTGTTGTTGCTTGGGTAATTGAGACTTCTGACGGACTTATTTTAATAGATTCTATGTGGGACGACAGAGATGCTAAACTCATAGAAGAAGGTATTAAAGGCTTTGGCTTAGACCCTAAAGACTTAAAATATATAATATTAAGCCATGGACATGGAGACCATTACGGCGGAGCTAATTATTTAAGAAATAAATATGCTGCTAAAGTTGTACTAACAAAAACAGATACAGACTTGATGTACAACTTAAATACTGGAGCAAACTCTCCACGCTCTCCAAAAACAAAAGTTGATATATATTCAAAAGATAAAGATGTAATAAAACTTGGAGATACAAGCATAACCATATTAGAAACTCCGGGACACACTGCTGGATGCAGCTCTTTTATATTCCCTGTAAAATATAAAGGAAAAGAATACACTGCTGTACTTTGGGGCGGAACAGGACTTCCAAAAGAAAAAGAATTAGTAGCAAAATATAAAGAGTCAGCAGAGTATTTCAAAAAAGAAGCCCTCTCAAGAAATGCATTAGTATCATTAACAGCACATCTGTTTGCAGATAATGGATACGCTAATTTAGAAAAAGTTGCTAATCTAAAAGAAGGAGAAGCAAATCCATTTATTATGACAAAAGCACAAATGGAAAAATATTTGAACTCCCTAATAGAAAGAGCTAAATAA